Proteins encoded by one window of Rhodobium gokarnense:
- a CDS encoding ParA family protein, protein MARRILFTSQKGGVGKSTLARAAAVALAARGRKVLLADFDEAQQTVMRWNAQRRARGLEPELDAAVFSKKKKLRGVDDSYDDIVIDTRGHHDEATLELAGASDVVFLPASFSSDDLFPTLRVVASLRETGVAPERVAIVFCRTGGSKRQEEQARSVLEMNRIAALSEALPQKDGFVTAYATGRTGAEAPNRYLRAAAKAVDDAMLDFIDKVAVEKKRGKKKAAKA, encoded by the coding sequence ATGGCCCGCCGCATCCTCTTCACCTCGCAAAAGGGCGGCGTCGGCAAGTCGACGCTCGCCCGCGCCGCCGCCGTCGCCCTTGCCGCCAGGGGCCGCAAGGTCCTGCTTGCCGATTTCGACGAAGCCCAGCAGACGGTGATGCGCTGGAACGCCCAGCGCCGCGCCCGCGGCCTGGAGCCTGAACTCGATGCGGCGGTGTTTTCCAAGAAGAAGAAGCTGCGCGGCGTCGACGATAGCTATGACGACATCGTCATCGACACGCGCGGCCACCACGACGAGGCGACGCTGGAGCTTGCCGGTGCCTCGGACGTTGTCTTCCTGCCGGCGAGCTTTTCCAGCGATGACCTCTTCCCGACGTTGAGGGTCGTGGCGAGCTTGCGCGAGACCGGCGTCGCGCCCGAGCGCGTTGCCATCGTCTTCTGCCGCACCGGCGGCTCCAAGCGCCAGGAGGAGCAGGCACGCTCGGTGCTGGAAATGAACCGCATCGCGGCGCTGTCAGAGGCCCTGCCGCAAAAGGACGGCTTCGTCACCGCCTACGCCACCGGCCGCACCGGCGCCGAGGCCCCGAACCGGTACCTGCGCGCCGCAGCAAAAGCCGTCGACGACGCCATGCTGGACTTCATCGACAAGGTGGCGGTGGAGAAAAAGCGCGGGAAGAAGAAGGCCGCGAAGGCCTGA
- the argE gene encoding acetylornithine deacetylase yields MMKELTPREMLAKLVGFPTVSRDSNRALIDFVAGYLAHLGIEARIVPNADGSKANLYATIGPNVAGGVVLSGHTDVVPVDGQHWSSDPFTLTERGGKLFGRGTCDMKGFLAIALSLVPEMKRAGLSRPIHLALSYDEEVGCLGAPEMIAEMAAELPPSVAVIVGEPSSMKVITGHKSILVFTTTVTGHSVHSSQIPRGVSATMIAARLVTFLEDMMEEGKGTAVENPAYDPPFTTIHVGLLNGGTASNIVARECRFVTDIRALPEEDPEAYLQRFEAHVRKTVVPAMRSVAPETGIDIEVRSVVPGLRPEAENEAERLARMLTGDNEVRGAAFCAEAGQFQKAGFATVICGPGSIDQAHQPDEFLSLDQLQAGTDFVRRLVEHLK; encoded by the coding sequence ATGATGAAGGAACTGACCCCGCGGGAGATGCTGGCAAAGCTCGTCGGCTTTCCGACCGTGTCGCGGGACTCCAACCGGGCGCTGATCGACTTCGTCGCCGGCTATCTCGCCCATCTCGGCATTGAGGCGCGGATCGTCCCGAACGCCGACGGCTCCAAGGCCAATCTCTACGCCACCATCGGACCGAATGTGGCCGGCGGTGTCGTGCTTTCCGGTCATACGGACGTCGTCCCGGTCGATGGCCAGCACTGGTCGAGCGATCCGTTCACGCTGACTGAACGGGGCGGAAAACTCTTCGGCCGCGGCACCTGCGACATGAAGGGGTTTTTGGCGATCGCGCTTTCGCTGGTGCCGGAGATGAAGCGGGCGGGGCTGTCACGTCCGATCCACCTGGCGCTCTCCTATGACGAGGAGGTCGGCTGCCTCGGTGCGCCGGAGATGATCGCGGAAATGGCGGCCGAACTGCCGCCGTCGGTCGCCGTCATCGTCGGCGAGCCGAGCTCCATGAAGGTGATCACCGGCCACAAGAGCATCCTGGTCTTTACGACGACCGTGACCGGCCATTCGGTGCATTCCAGCCAGATCCCGCGCGGCGTCTCCGCGACCATGATCGCCGCCCGGCTCGTCACCTTCCTGGAAGACATGATGGAGGAGGGGAAGGGGACGGCCGTCGAAAACCCGGCCTACGATCCGCCCTTCACCACGATCCATGTCGGGCTCCTCAACGGCGGCACGGCGTCCAACATCGTCGCTAGGGAATGCCGCTTCGTCACCGACATCCGTGCCCTGCCGGAGGAAGACCCGGAAGCCTATCTGCAGCGCTTCGAGGCCCATGTGCGCAAGACCGTGGTGCCGGCGATGCGGTCGGTGGCGCCGGAGACCGGCATCGACATCGAGGTCCGCTCCGTCGTGCCCGGCCTGAGGCCGGAGGCGGAGAACGAGGCGGAGCGGCTGGCGCGCATGCTGACCGGCGACAACGAGGTGCGCGGCGCTGCCTTTTGTGCCGAGGCCGGCCAGTTCCAGAAGGCGGGGTTCGCCACCGTCATCTGCGGGCCCGGCTCCATCGACCAGGCCCACCAGCCGGACGAGTTCCTCTCGCTCGACCAGCTTCAGGCCGGCACGGACTTCGTGCGGCGTTTAGTTGAGCATTTGAAGTAA
- a CDS encoding dipeptide ABC transporter ATP-binding protein, whose translation MTAVIEATDLARHYLVSRGPFSKPAELKALAQASFAVGEGETLAIVGESGCGKSTLARLVTMIEPPTAGHLTIDGIDVLSASGHERRKLRRAVQIVFQDPVGSLNPRQKIGKALEEPLVINTDLSAAERRDKAKKMLAQVGLRPEHYGRYPHMFSGGQRQRIAVARALMLEPKIIVLDEPVSALDVSIQAQILNLLYDLQQEFQLTYLFISHDLSVVKHVADGVMVMYLGRAVEKGSVDEIFSNPRHPYTRALLSATPIADPTLARERIQLEGELPSPIDPPSGCAFHPRCPYANQRCREEVPEVLADGETLVACHGIEEGRI comes from the coding sequence GTGACGGCGGTCATCGAAGCAACCGATCTGGCGCGCCACTACCTGGTCTCGCGCGGGCCGTTCTCAAAGCCGGCCGAGCTGAAGGCACTGGCGCAGGCGAGCTTTGCCGTCGGAGAGGGCGAGACGCTCGCCATCGTCGGCGAATCCGGCTGCGGCAAGTCCACGCTCGCCCGGCTTGTCACCATGATCGAGCCGCCGACGGCGGGGCACCTGACCATCGACGGCATCGACGTGCTCTCGGCCTCCGGCCACGAGCGCCGGAAGCTGCGGCGGGCAGTGCAGATCGTCTTCCAGGACCCGGTCGGCTCGCTCAATCCGCGCCAGAAGATCGGCAAGGCGCTGGAAGAGCCGCTGGTCATCAACACCGACCTCTCAGCCGCCGAGCGGCGGGACAAGGCCAAGAAGATGCTGGCCCAGGTGGGGCTCCGGCCGGAGCATTACGGGCGCTATCCGCACATGTTCTCCGGCGGCCAGCGCCAGCGCATCGCGGTCGCCCGCGCGCTGATGCTGGAGCCGAAGATCATCGTGCTGGACGAGCCGGTCTCGGCCCTCGACGTCTCTATCCAGGCGCAGATCCTCAACCTCCTCTACGACCTGCAGCAGGAGTTCCAGCTCACCTATCTCTTCATCTCGCACGACCTTTCGGTCGTGAAGCACGTCGCCGACGGCGTCATGGTGATGTATCTCGGCCGGGCGGTGGAGAAGGGCTCGGTCGACGAGATTTTTTCGAACCCGCGCCACCCCTATACGCGGGCGCTGCTGTCCGCGACGCCGATCGCCGATCCGACCCTTGCCCGCGAGCGCATCCAGCTTGAGGGCGAACTGCCGTCGCCGATCGACCCGCCCTCCGGCTGCGCCTTCCATCCGCGCTGCCCCTACGCCAACCAGCGCTGCCGCGAGGAAGTGCCGGAGGTGCTTGCGGACGGCGAGACACTGGTCGCCTGCCACGGCATCGAAGAAGGCCGGATATGA
- a CDS encoding ABC transporter ATP-binding protein: MALLDIRNLSVTFETAQGPFRAVDSVDFSVDTGERLAIVGESGSGKSVAMLAVMGLLPKTATVTADLMAFNGHDLRKLDARSRRKIIGRDMSMIFQEPIASLNPCFTVGFQIGEALKTHLGLDRSARRKRSIELLEAVGIPEPAQRLSAFPHQLSGGMSQRVMIAMAISCQPKLLIADEPTTALDVTIQAQILELLISLQKDTGMALVLITHDMGVVAETAERVVVQYAGQQVERQSIRGLFQAPHHPYTAALLAALPERAGRGRLPQIPGVVPGLGDQPDGCLFNPRCGYADERCRRVVPPRTGPELGEALCHYPINGEEAA; this comes from the coding sequence ATGGCCCTCCTCGATATCCGCAATCTCTCCGTCACCTTCGAGACGGCGCAGGGACCGTTCCGGGCGGTCGATTCGGTGGACTTTTCCGTCGACACCGGCGAGCGGCTGGCGATCGTCGGCGAATCCGGCTCCGGCAAGTCGGTGGCGATGCTGGCGGTGATGGGTCTGTTGCCGAAGACGGCGACCGTCACCGCCGACCTGATGGCGTTCAACGGCCATGACCTTCGGAAGCTCGACGCGCGCTCGCGGCGCAAGATCATCGGCCGCGACATGTCGATGATCTTCCAGGAGCCGATCGCCAGCCTCAATCCGTGCTTCACGGTCGGCTTCCAGATCGGCGAGGCGCTGAAGACCCATCTCGGGCTTGACCGGTCGGCGCGGCGCAAGCGCTCCATCGAACTGCTCGAAGCCGTCGGCATCCCGGAGCCGGCGCAGCGGCTCTCCGCCTTTCCGCACCAGCTTTCCGGCGGCATGAGCCAGCGGGTGATGATCGCCATGGCGATCTCCTGCCAGCCGAAGCTTTTGATCGCCGACGAGCCGACGACGGCGCTCGACGTCACCATCCAGGCGCAGATCCTGGAGCTGCTGATCAGCCTGCAGAAGGACACCGGCATGGCGCTGGTGCTGATCACCCACGACATGGGCGTCGTCGCCGAGACGGCGGAACGGGTCGTCGTCCAGTATGCCGGCCAGCAGGTCGAGCGCCAGTCGATCCGCGGCCTCTTCCAGGCGCCGCACCATCCCTATACGGCCGCGCTCCTTGCCGCCCTGCCGGAGCGGGCCGGGCGCGGACGGCTGCCGCAGATCCCCGGCGTCGTGCCGGGCCTCGGCGACCAGCCCGACGGCTGCCTCTTCAATCCGCGCTGCGGCTATGCCGACGAGCGCTGCCGCCGCGTGGTGCCGCCCCGCACCGGGCCGGAGCTCGGCGAGGCGCTCTGCCATTATCCGATCAACGGGGAGGAAGCGGCGTGA
- a CDS encoding ABC transporter permease subunit has product MSDRTADAAPAPQQNPTVALLKEFWFYFRENRGAVVGLFVFVALVVVALLAPLLAPHDPIHQYRDALLLPPFWQEGGRIDYLLGTDAVGRDMLSRLIYGTQFSLFIGCMVVAIALAGGILLGLISGYFGGWVDTVIMRIMDVILSFPSLLLALVLVAILGPGLMNAMIAIGIILQPHFVRLTRASVMSERSRDYVVAARVAGAGPLRVMIRTILPNCLAPLIVQATLAFSSAILDAAALGFLGVGAQPPTPEWGTMLAEAREFILRAWWVVTFPGVAILTTVLAINLIGDGLRDALDPKLKRS; this is encoded by the coding sequence ATGAGCGATCGAACCGCCGACGCCGCCCCGGCGCCCCAGCAGAACCCCACCGTCGCGCTCCTGAAGGAATTCTGGTTCTATTTCCGCGAGAACCGGGGCGCGGTCGTCGGCCTTTTCGTCTTTGTCGCGCTGGTCGTGGTGGCACTGCTGGCGCCGCTGCTGGCGCCGCACGATCCGATCCACCAGTACCGCGACGCGCTGCTCTTGCCGCCGTTCTGGCAGGAGGGCGGGCGCATCGACTACCTGCTCGGCACCGACGCCGTCGGCCGCGACATGCTCTCGCGGCTCATCTACGGCACCCAGTTCTCGCTCTTCATCGGCTGCATGGTGGTCGCCATTGCCCTTGCCGGCGGCATCCTCTTAGGCCTCATCTCCGGCTATTTCGGGGGCTGGGTCGACACCGTGATCATGCGCATCATGGACGTCATCCTGTCGTTCCCAAGCCTGTTGCTCGCCCTCGTCCTCGTCGCCATCCTCGGGCCCGGCCTGATGAACGCGATGATCGCCATCGGCATCATCCTGCAGCCGCATTTCGTCCGCCTGACGCGGGCCTCGGTGATGTCGGAGCGCTCGCGCGATTATGTGGTGGCGGCCCGGGTCGCCGGGGCGGGACCGCTCCGGGTGATGATCCGCACCATCCTGCCGAACTGCCTGGCGCCGCTGATCGTGCAGGCAACGCTCGCCTTTTCCTCCGCCATCCTCGATGCCGCCGCGCTCGGCTTCCTTGGCGTCGGCGCCCAGCCGCCGACCCCGGAATGGGGCACGATGCTCGCCGAGGCGCGCGAGTTCATCCTGCGCGCCTGGTGGGTGGTGACCTTCCCGGGCGTTGCCATCCTGACAACGGTGCTCGCCATCAACCTCATTGGTGACGGCCTCCGTGACGCCCTCGATCCGAAGCTGAAGAGGAGCTGA
- a CDS encoding ABC transporter permease subunit, whose amino-acid sequence MLRFLLNRIAVLVPTFIGVTIIAFLFIRLLPGDPIELLAGERGVTPERHAQLMHLMGFDQPIWQQYLTFVGDVLQGDLGRSIVTKRPVFDEFFTLFPATLELSICAIIFAIAVGLPAGIIAAVRRGSVFDHTVMATALTGYSMPIFWWGLLLIIVFSGTLGWTPVSGRISFMFFFEPVTGFMLIDSLLSGQKGAFASAVEHLILPTIVLGTIPLAVIARQTRSAMLEVLGEDYVRTARAKGLAPRRVIGLHALRNAMIPVITTIGLQVGVLLAGAILTETIFSWPGVGKWMIDSVSRRDYPAVQGGLLLIASLVMLVNLSVDILYGLINPRIRHKR is encoded by the coding sequence ATGCTGCGCTTTCTTCTTAACCGCATCGCCGTGCTTGTGCCGACATTCATCGGCGTCACCATCATCGCGTTCCTGTTCATCCGGCTGTTGCCCGGCGACCCCATCGAGCTGCTCGCCGGCGAGCGCGGCGTGACGCCCGAACGGCACGCCCAGCTCATGCACCTGATGGGCTTCGACCAGCCGATCTGGCAGCAGTACCTGACCTTCGTCGGTGACGTGCTGCAGGGGGATCTCGGCCGCTCGATCGTCACCAAGCGGCCGGTGTTCGACGAGTTCTTCACGCTGTTCCCGGCGACGCTGGAACTTTCCATCTGCGCCATCATCTTCGCCATCGCCGTCGGCCTGCCGGCCGGCATCATCGCCGCCGTCCGGCGCGGCTCGGTGTTCGACCACACCGTCATGGCGACGGCGCTGACCGGCTATTCGATGCCGATCTTCTGGTGGGGGCTGCTGCTCATCATCGTCTTTTCCGGCACGCTCGGATGGACGCCGGTGTCGGGGCGAATATCATTCATGTTCTTCTTCGAGCCGGTCACCGGCTTCATGCTGATCGACTCGCTGCTCTCCGGTCAGAAGGGCGCCTTTGCCAGTGCGGTCGAACACCTGATCCTGCCGACCATCGTGCTCGGCACCATTCCGCTTGCCGTCATCGCCCGCCAGACCCGCTCGGCGATGCTGGAGGTGCTCGGCGAGGACTATGTGCGCACGGCACGGGCCAAGGGCCTCGCGCCGCGCCGGGTGATCGGGCTCCATGCCCTTCGCAACGCGATGATCCCGGTGATCACCACCATCGGCCTGCAGGTCGGCGTGCTCCTGGCCGGCGCGATCCTGACCGAGACGATCTTTTCCTGGCCCGGGGTCGGCAAGTGGATGATCGATTCGGTCTCCCGGCGCGACTATCCGGCCGTGCAGGGCGGGCTCCTGCTGATCGCCTCGCTGGTGATGCTGGTGAACCTTTCCGTCGACATCCTCTACGGCCTCATCAACCCCAGAATCCGGCACAAGAGGTAG
- a CDS encoding ABC transporter substrate-binding protein produces MSKTLVRLAAGLFAATMIAGAAHAKTLVYCSEGSPEGFDPALYTAGTTFDATSKNVFNKLAEFERGTTKIIPGLAESWDISKDGTEYTFHLRKGVKFHTTDFFTPTRDFNADDVLFSFNRQLKADHPMHAYVGGASWEYFNGMSMPDLIKEIVKVDDYTVKFVLNRPEAPMMANLAMDFASILSKEFADQLVAEGKPEMLNQQPVGTGPFKFVAYQKDAVIRYKAHEDYWDGKAPIDDLVFAITPDASVRYQKLKAGECHIMPYPNPADIAAMKTDAAINLMEQEGLNVGYLAYNTKVAPFDKVEVRKALNKAINKQAILDAVFQGAGKVAVAPIPPTIWSYNANLKDDTYEPEVAKKMLEDAGVTDLSMKLWAMPVQRPYNPNARRMAELIQADWAAVGVKAEIVSYEWGEYLKRSKEEDRDGAVLLGWTGDNGDPDNFLAVLLGCDAVGGANRAQWCHKPFEDLIQKAKIVSDTDERTKLYEDAQVVFKEQAPWATIAHSVVFEPVRKEVSDYKIDPFGGHIFYGVDLK; encoded by the coding sequence ATGTCAAAAACCCTGGTACGACTGGCTGCGGGACTGTTCGCCGCGACCATGATTGCCGGCGCCGCGCACGCAAAGACCCTCGTCTATTGCTCCGAAGGGTCCCCGGAAGGGTTCGACCCGGCGCTCTACACCGCCGGTACGACCTTCGACGCGACGTCGAAAAACGTTTTCAACAAGCTCGCCGAATTCGAGCGCGGCACCACCAAGATCATTCCCGGCCTTGCCGAGTCCTGGGACATTTCCAAGGACGGCACCGAATACACCTTCCATCTGCGCAAGGGCGTGAAGTTCCACACCACGGACTTCTTCACCCCGACCCGCGACTTCAACGCCGACGACGTGCTGTTCAGCTTCAACCGGCAGCTCAAGGCCGACCATCCGATGCATGCCTATGTCGGCGGCGCGTCCTGGGAATACTTCAACGGCATGTCGATGCCCGATCTCATCAAGGAGATCGTCAAGGTCGACGACTATACCGTCAAGTTCGTGCTGAACCGGCCGGAAGCGCCGATGATGGCGAACCTGGCGATGGATTTCGCCTCGATCCTGTCGAAGGAATTCGCCGACCAGCTCGTGGCCGAAGGCAAGCCGGAGATGCTGAACCAGCAGCCCGTCGGCACCGGTCCGTTCAAGTTCGTCGCCTACCAGAAGGACGCCGTCATCCGCTACAAGGCGCATGAGGACTACTGGGACGGCAAGGCGCCGATCGACGACCTGGTCTTTGCCATCACCCCGGACGCTTCGGTGCGCTATCAGAAGCTGAAGGCCGGCGAATGCCACATCATGCCGTATCCGAATCCGGCCGACATCGCCGCGATGAAGACGGATGCCGCCATCAACCTGATGGAACAGGAAGGCCTCAACGTCGGCTATCTCGCCTACAACACCAAGGTGGCGCCGTTCGACAAGGTCGAGGTGCGCAAGGCTCTGAACAAGGCGATCAACAAGCAGGCGATCCTCGACGCCGTGTTCCAGGGCGCCGGCAAGGTCGCCGTGGCGCCGATCCCGCCGACCATCTGGTCCTACAATGCGAACCTGAAGGACGACACCTACGAGCCTGAGGTCGCCAAGAAGATGCTGGAGGATGCCGGCGTCACGGATCTGTCCATGAAGCTCTGGGCGATGCCGGTGCAGCGGCCCTACAACCCGAACGCACGGCGCATGGCCGAGCTGATCCAGGCCGACTGGGCCGCGGTCGGCGTCAAGGCCGAGATCGTCTCCTATGAGTGGGGCGAGTACCTGAAGCGCTCCAAGGAAGAGGATCGCGACGGTGCCGTGCTGCTCGGCTGGACCGGCGACAATGGCGACCCGGACAACTTCCTCGCCGTGCTGCTCGGCTGCGATGCGGTCGGCGGCGCCAACCGCGCCCAGTGGTGCCACAAGCCGTTCGAGGACCTGATCCAGAAGGCCAAGATCGTCTCCGACACCGACGAGCGCACCAAGCTCTATGAAGACGCCCAGGTGGTCTTCAAGGAGCAGGCGCCGTGGGCGACCATCGCGCACTCGGTCGTCTTCGAGCCGGTCCGCAAGGAAGTCTCGGACTACAAGATCGATCCGTTCGGCGGTCACATCTTCTACGGTGTCGACCTCAAGTAG
- a CDS encoding adenylate/guanylate cyclase domain-containing protein, which produces MAEREQTFRWAPGQGDLLQRLRLYSGLVLFTFVLTHFLNHIIGVYSVGLMEEVQDWREAVWHSIPGTILLAGAALTHATLAVMKTARRRTLRLPPWEAVQLLLGLTIPYYLVKHVAATRGIYEVFGVNVTYTQELSILWPGSVASQSILLLIVWAHGCIGLHFWLRIRPWYSRAFPYLLSLAVAIPALAMWGWVDAARRLWLLGQNTGTLTQEQFDWINRTTDIGHAVLIVVVATIAGALIAYRLQRSMVKGIQITYPGDLAIRTPPGPTLLEISRMSGIPHASVCGGRARCSTCRTKILKGLDHLDPPDANETAVLERIGAEKDVRLACQIRPSEDMTVRPLLPARSSGRAAARAADAYYWGVEQTVAVMFIDIRGFTTLSEQRLSYDIVYVLNRYFDVMTRAIDGAGGYVDKFIGDGIMAIFGMSSGARTGARQALEAAVRIDAALAALNEELAASLDAPLAIGIGIHAGPAILGRIGAVGAEHISAHITALGDTVNTASRLESMSKDYGARLVVSEAVLVHAGFDSADIDHTDISVRGRRKSLKASVFKDLSALAHHLHEKGNLSESN; this is translated from the coding sequence ATGGCTGAACGCGAGCAGACGTTTCGCTGGGCGCCGGGGCAGGGCGATCTCCTGCAACGGCTGAGGCTTTATTCCGGCCTCGTCCTCTTCACCTTCGTGCTGACCCACTTCCTCAACCACATCATCGGCGTCTATTCCGTCGGGCTGATGGAGGAGGTGCAGGACTGGCGCGAGGCGGTCTGGCACTCCATTCCCGGCACGATCCTCTTGGCCGGTGCGGCGCTCACCCATGCGACCCTTGCGGTGATGAAGACGGCGCGCCGGCGCACCCTCCGGCTGCCGCCCTGGGAGGCGGTCCAGCTCCTGCTCGGTCTCACCATTCCCTACTACCTCGTCAAGCACGTGGCGGCGACGCGCGGCATCTATGAGGTTTTCGGCGTCAACGTCACCTATACCCAGGAGCTGTCGATCCTGTGGCCGGGCAGTGTCGCCTCCCAGTCGATCCTGTTGCTCATCGTCTGGGCCCATGGCTGCATCGGCCTCCATTTCTGGCTGCGCATCCGGCCCTGGTATTCGCGCGCCTTTCCCTACCTCCTGTCCCTTGCCGTCGCCATTCCGGCGCTGGCGATGTGGGGTTGGGTCGATGCCGCAAGGCGCCTCTGGCTGCTCGGCCAGAACACCGGCACCCTGACCCAGGAACAGTTCGACTGGATCAACCGGACGACAGATATCGGCCATGCCGTCCTCATCGTCGTCGTCGCCACCATCGCCGGCGCGCTGATCGCCTACCGCCTGCAGCGCAGCATGGTCAAAGGCATCCAGATCACCTATCCCGGCGACCTCGCCATCCGCACGCCGCCCGGGCCGACCCTTCTGGAAATCAGCCGCATGAGCGGCATTCCGCACGCCTCGGTCTGCGGCGGACGCGCCCGGTGCTCCACCTGCCGGACCAAGATTCTCAAGGGCCTCGACCACCTGGACCCGCCGGATGCAAACGAGACCGCCGTGCTTGAGCGGATCGGCGCGGAAAAGGACGTTCGGCTTGCCTGCCAGATCCGGCCGAGCGAGGACATGACCGTGCGCCCGCTGTTGCCGGCGCGCAGTTCCGGGCGTGCCGCGGCGCGCGCGGCCGATGCCTATTACTGGGGCGTGGAGCAGACCGTTGCGGTGATGTTCATCGACATCCGCGGCTTCACCACCCTGTCCGAACAGCGGCTCTCCTACGACATCGTTTATGTTCTCAACCGCTATTTCGACGTCATGACCCGGGCGATCGACGGCGCCGGCGGCTATGTGGACAAGTTCATCGGCGACGGCATCATGGCGATCTTCGGCATGTCGAGCGGCGCCAGGACCGGCGCGCGCCAGGCGCTGGAGGCCGCCGTGCGCATCGATGCCGCGCTCGCCGCGCTCAACGAGGAACTGGCGGCCAGCCTCGATGCGCCGCTCGCCATCGGCATCGGCATCCATGCCGGCCCAGCGATCCTCGGGCGTATCGGCGCGGTCGGCGCGGAACACATCTCCGCCCACATCACCGCGCTCGGCGACACCGTCAACACGGCCAGCCGCCTGGAAAGCATGTCGAAGGACTACGGAGCGCGTCTCGTTGTCTCAGAAGCGGTGCTCGTCCATGCCGGTTTCGACAGCGCGGACATTGATCACACAGACATTTCCGTGCGCGGACGACGCAAATCCCTGAAGGCCAGCGTCTTTAAGGACCTGTCTGCTCTTGCACATCATTTGCATGAAAAAGGAAACCTTTCCGAAAGCAATTAA
- a CDS encoding creatininase family protein, which produces MLPRRTWQEMTAEEIAAADTARWIGVLPIAAVEPHGGHLPLATDAEIARGHVERVIALMPDDLPVSFLPLLSVGWSEEHRAFPGMLTLSPETLLRVLTEIGGSFCASGVRKLVIVNSHGGNSPVVDIVIQKLRTEHRMLAVAASWSRFGLPEGLFPAEEKAFGIHGGAVETSLMLHLRPDLVAMDKADRFASAQETFAEDFTHLRAYGPARFGWRSDDLNPAGVVGDARLATAEAGRAILDHAARGFVELLSDVDRFDPDRFA; this is translated from the coding sequence ATGCTGCCGCGCCGCACCTGGCAGGAGATGACGGCCGAAGAGATCGCAGCGGCGGATACCGCGCGCTGGATCGGGGTGCTGCCGATCGCGGCGGTCGAGCCCCATGGCGGCCACCTGCCGCTTGCCACCGACGCGGAGATCGCGCGCGGGCATGTGGAGCGCGTCATCGCCTTGATGCCGGACGATCTGCCTGTCTCCTTCCTGCCGCTCCTTTCCGTCGGCTGGTCCGAGGAGCACCGGGCCTTTCCCGGCATGCTGACCCTGTCGCCGGAGACGCTTCTCAGGGTGCTGACGGAGATCGGCGGGAGCTTTTGCGCGTCCGGGGTTCGCAAGCTCGTCATCGTCAATTCCCACGGCGGCAACTCGCCCGTCGTCGACATCGTCATTCAGAAGCTGAGGACGGAGCACCGGATGCTGGCGGTCGCCGCATCGTGGAGCCGGTTCGGCCTGCCCGAGGGGCTGTTCCCGGCCGAGGAAAAGGCCTTCGGCATCCATGGCGGCGCCGTCGAGACCTCGCTGATGCTGCATCTGCGCCCGGATCTGGTGGCGATGGACAAGGCCGACCGGTTCGCCTCGGCGCAGGAGACTTTTGCCGAAGACTTCACGCATCTGCGCGCCTACGGGCCGGCCCGGTTCGGCTGGCGCTCCGACGACCTCAACCCGGCCGGTGTCGTCGGCGATGCGCGCCTTGCGACCGCGGAGGCGGGCCGGGCGATCCTCGACCACGCCGCGCGCGGCTTCGTGGAGCTTCTTTCCGATGTCGACCGGTTCGATCCGGACCGGTTCGCCTGA
- a CDS encoding ABC transporter ATP-binding protein: MSATAGPIREEMPAPAVCLQDVSMTYPSGHEALRDVSLTVAPGEFVSIIGPSGCGKTTILRIIAGLVRPTAGGVFLDLPQNPGAGNGNIGFVFQEPTLMPWADVFSNVWLPLRLRGLSKAAARPEIETMLERVGLADAAGAFPGELSGGMKMRVSIARALVTGPPLLLMDEPFAALDEITRFRLNDDLLSLWSDLGCTILFVTHSVYESVYLSDRIAVMGNAPGRICEEMTVDGKRPRNGDFRVSGDYLAACATASRLLRAATAGGG, translated from the coding sequence ATGTCCGCCACCGCCGGCCCGATCCGCGAGGAAATGCCCGCACCCGCCGTTTGTCTCCAGGACGTCTCGATGACCTATCCGAGCGGCCACGAGGCGCTCCGGGACGTCTCGCTGACCGTGGCGCCCGGCGAATTCGTCAGCATCATCGGCCCGTCCGGCTGCGGCAAGACGACGATCCTCAGAATCATCGCCGGCCTCGTGCGCCCGACCGCAGGCGGCGTCTTTCTCGACCTGCCGCAAAATCCGGGTGCGGGAAACGGCAATATCGGCTTCGTCTTCCAGGAGCCGACGCTGATGCCCTGGGCCGACGTCTTTTCCAATGTCTGGCTGCCGCTGCGCCTGCGCGGCCTGTCGAAGGCGGCTGCCCGGCCTGAGATCGAGACGATGCTGGAACGGGTCGGTCTTGCTGATGCCGCAGGCGCCTTTCCCGGCGAATTGTCGGGCGGCATGAAGATGCGGGTGTCGATCGCCCGCGCCCTCGTCACCGGCCCGCCGCTCCTGTTGATGGACGAGCCCTTCGCCGCCCTCGACGAGATCACAAGGTTCCGCCTCAACGACGACCTCCTGTCGTTGTGGTCGGACCTCGGCTGCACCATTCTGTTCGTCACACATTCGGTATATGAATCGGTCTACCTGTCGGACCGCATCGCCGTCATGGGCAATGCACCCGGCCGGATCTGCGAAGAAATGACCGTAGACGGCAAAAGACCCCGCAACGGCGATTTCAGGGTTTCCGGGGACTATCTGGCGGCATGCGCCACGGCGTCGCGGCTGCTCAGGGCCGCAACCGCAGGAGGCGGCTGA